A DNA window from Zingiber officinale cultivar Zhangliang chromosome 3A, Zo_v1.1, whole genome shotgun sequence contains the following coding sequences:
- the LOC122051999 gene encoding homeobox-leucine zipper protein ROC5-like has protein sequence MSSGGLFGGRGGGGRNGSGSARIGMNDLPHRTSAVVSQPLLDSSSIYKPVFPSPGLSLALQANPDSQGGDRSNWTCVARNVGGGEVESSLRRNKEDENESRSGGSDNLGGVSGDDLDLEQENPRKKKRYHRHTSQQIQELEAFFKECPHPDEKQRSDLSKRLALETRQVKFWFQNRRTQMKTQMERHENTTLRQENDKLRAENLSIKEVMRNPICNNCGGLAVLGEVSLEEQHLQVENARLKDELDHVCSLVGKFIGKPLSSSSAPPTLPMPSSTLELTVGSNDFPGLGSVAFTTLPDFTAGLSSPLGSVITPARNVVVGGADRSHERLVYLELALAAMDELVKMAQMEEPLWIPGLDGGRETLNFDEYHQNFPRCVGTKPIGFASEATRSTCVVVINSLALVETLMDANRWQDMFPSVIAKATTTDVISAGMGGSRTGALQLMYAELQVLSPLVPVRHCHFLRFCKQLANGAWAVVDVSVGGVRDGYPGDRMGSCRLPSGGVVKDMPNGYSKVTWVEHAEYDESAVHPLYRPSLRSGMALGAPRWVAALQRQCQSLAILTSSLPADAANTITPSGRCSMVKLAQRMTDNFCAGVCSSSAHEWNKLRGGVHIGEDVRVMTRRSLANPGEPTGLVLSAATSVWLPATPQQVFDFLRNEQLRSQWDILSNGGPMQEMTHIAKGPDSGNAVSLLRASAMSADQSSMLILQETCTDASGSLVVYAPVDVPAMHLVMSGGDSSYVTLLPSGFAILPDGNVGKAVGGSLLTVAFQILVNSLQPTAKLTVESVETVNNLISCTVQKIKAALNCDA, from the exons ATGAGTTCTGGAGGCTTGTTCGGCGGCCGCGGTGGCGGCGGCAGAAACGGCAGTGGAAGCGCTCGGATAGGTATGAATGATCTGCCTCACCGCACCTCCGCCGTCGTATCGCAGCCACTGCTCGATTCATCTTCCATCTACAAGCCAGTGTTCCCTTCCCCTGGCCTCTCACTAGCCCTG CAAGCGAACCCGGATAGCCAAGGCGGTGACAGATCGAATTGGACTTGTGTCGCTAGAAATGTTGGTGGGGGCGAGGTAGAGTCGTCGCTGCGTCGGAACAAGGAAGACGAGAATGAGAGCAGGTCGGGCGGAAGCGATAACTTGGGTGGTGTGTCCGGGGATGATTTGGACTTGGAGCAGGAGAATCCCCGCAAGAAGAAGCGATACCATCGCCACACCTCTCAGCAAATACAAGAACTCGAAGC CTTCTTCAAAGAATGCCCTCATCCTGATGAGAAGCAAAGGTCGGATCTCAGCAAGAGGTTGGCATTAGAGACTCGCCAGGTCAAGTTTTGGTTCCAGAATCGTCGAACGCAGATGAAG ACTCAAATGGAGCGGCACGAGAACACGACTCTTCGGCAGGAGAACGACAAGCTCCGCGCTGAGAATTTATCGATCAAGGAGGTGATGAGGAACCCCATCTGCAACAACTGCGGAGGCCTGGCAGTGCTGGGCGAAGTGTCGCTCGAGGAGCAGCACTTGCAGGTGGAGAACGCACGGCTCAAGGATGAGCTCGATCACGTCTGCTCCCTCGTCGGTAAGTTCATCGGCAAGCCTCTTTCCTCATCCTCGGCTCCGCCCACTCTCCCCATGCCGAGCTCCACACTGGAGCTCACGGTCGGGTCCAATGATTTCCCCGGTCTGGGCTCCGTCGCCTTCACGACCTTGCCTGATTTCACCGCCGGCCTGTCCAGCCCTCTCGGCTCTGTCATAACTCCTGCGAGGAACGTGGTGGTGGGAGGAGCGGATCGGTCGCATGAGAGGCTCGTGTACTTGGAGCTCGCATTGGCGGCGATGGATGAGCTGGTGAAAATGGCGCAGATGGAGGAGCCTCTTTGGATTCCGGGTTTGGACGGAGGCAGGGAGACGTTGAACTTCGACGAGTACCACCAAAATTTCCCTCGCTGCGTCGGGACCAAGCCCATCGGATTCGCGTCGGAGGCAACGAGGTCTACCTGCGTCGTCGTCATCAATAGCTTAGCACTGGTCGAGACACTCATGGATGCA AATCGGTGGCAAGATATGTTCCCTTCAGTGATTGCTAAAGCCACCACCACGGATGTGATCTCAGCAGGAATGGGTGGCAGCAGAACTGGTGCACTACAACTT ATGTATGCCGAGCTTCAGGTTTTATCACCTCTCGTGCCTGTCCGGCACTGCCATTTCCTTAGGTTCTGCAAGCAACTTGCGAATGGAGCTTGGGCTGTGGTGGATGTCTCCGTCGGTGGAGTTAGAGACGGCTATCCCGGCGACAGAATGGGGAGCTGCAGGCTGCCTTCAGGCGGCGTGGTGAAAGATATGCCCAATGGTTATTCTAAG GTCACGTGGGTGGAGCACGCAGAATACGACGAATCAGCGGTGCACCCGCTCTACCGCCCGTCGCTGCGCTCCGGCATGGCGCTGGGGGCGCCCCGTTGGGTCGCCGCCCTGCAGCGCCAGTGTCAGTCGTTGGCTATCCTCACGTCCTCCCTTCCAGCCGACGCCGCCAACA CGATAACGCCGAGCGGGCGGTGTAGCATGGTGAAACTGGCGCAGCGCATGACGGACAACTTCTGCGCGGGGGTGTGCTCCTCTTCGGCACACGAATGGAACAAGCTGCGCGGGGGCGTCCACATCGGTGAGGACGTGCGGGTGATGACCCGGCGGAGCCTGGCGAACCCTGGCGAGCCAACAGGCCTGGTGCTCAGTGCCGCCACCTCGGTCTGGCTCCCTGCCACGCCGCAGCAGGTCTTCGACTTTCTCCGCAACGAGCAGCTGCGGAGCCAGTGGGACATCCTCTCCAACGGCGGCCCAATGCAGGAGATGACCCACATCGCTAAGGGTCCCGACTCCGGCAACGCCGTCTCCCTCCTCAGAGCTAGC GCCATGAGCGCGGATCAAAGTAGCATGCTGATATTGCAGGAGACGTGCACAGACGCGTCGGGGTCGCTGGTGGTGTACGCTCCCGTGGACGTGCCGGCGATGCACTTAGTGATGAGCGGTGGCGACTCCTCCTACGTTACCCTTCTGCCGTCGGGCTTCGCCATCCTGCCCGACGGCAACGTGGGAAAGGCTGTGGGGGGGTCGCTGCTGACGGTGGCGTTCCAGATCCTGGTGAACAGTCTGCAGCCGACGGCGAAGCTGACGGTGGAGTCGGTAGAGACGGTCAACAACCTCATCTCCTGCACCGTGCAAAAGATCAAGGCCGCCCTCAACTGCGATGCCTGA